A single region of the Manihot esculenta cultivar AM560-2 chromosome 12, M.esculenta_v8, whole genome shotgun sequence genome encodes:
- the LOC122721397 gene encoding signaling peptide TAXIMIN 2, with product MGDCRPLGFLLGLPFALVALILSLVGAVIWIIGTVLSCLCPCCVCCAGLANFAVDIIKLPFKIIKWFTDQIPC from the exons ATGGGAGATTGCAGGCCATTAGGATTCTTGCTAGGCCTGCCATTTGCTTTGGTTGCTCTGATTCTATCTCTTGTTGGTGCTGTCATCTGGATCATTGG GACTGTCTTGAGTTGCTTGTGCCCATGTTGTGTATGTTGTGCTGGTCTGGCAAATTTTGCAGTGGATATTATAAAACTTCCCTTCAAAATAATCAAGTGGTTCACTGATCAGATTCCTTGTTAA